The genomic stretch GTAAAACCATTGGTGCATCTCTTCAAAGTTTTTGGGATGCTCCTCCAAAGTGGCAATCCGATCCACAATCCCTTGGTTGTAGATGTCAAGAATCCGGGGAACATCTTTTTCCTCTGCTTCCCAAATGATCCAATCACAGTTCATTCATTCCACCGTCGCTTCCGTATGAAGGGAATTTAAGAAAAAACGGTTATTCAACTCCCGACAAAAGCGTTCTATGGTATCTTGATTTACGGCGTAATAATGCCACTTTCCTACTTTCCGCTCATGAAGAAGGCCGGCTTTTTTCAATTCTTTCAGGTGATAAGACACTTTGGATTGCTTCATATCCAACGCTTCTTGGATATCACAAACGCACATTCCCTTTGTACAACATGACGGGACCGCTGTTTCAGCACCCGCTTTGGCTATCAAGT from Planifilum fimeticola encodes the following:
- a CDS encoding ArsR/SmtB family transcription factor, which codes for MTYDLEQLTLIARAFSDPIRLQIMDLIAKAGAETAVPSCCTKGMCVCDIQEALDMKQSKVSYHLKELKKAGLLHERKVGKWHYYAVNQDTIERFCRELNNRFFLNSLHTEATVE